One genomic window of Streptomyces sp. NBC_01498 includes the following:
- a CDS encoding TetR/AcrR family transcriptional regulator, with protein sequence MDVTDDPGDGTAGFPLGGGDARKALRRERLLTTATDLFTTRGYVGTSIERICATARVSIRAFYQEFEGREALLIALHNQVAQAGMAATVTALGEPGMDTADTRTRVSALVRAFVAAVTADLASAKVAFVEVIGVNRAVEEHRVIWRSLWTDFLTGEADRAVARGEAAPRDHTLAIVALIGAINELIAHWARGNGTLPREVVADETIRHVLATIGRPTKEPGPGAVPADEGA encoded by the coding sequence ATGGACGTGACGGACGATCCCGGGGACGGCACGGCCGGTTTCCCGCTCGGCGGCGGGGACGCCCGCAAGGCGCTGCGCCGGGAGCGGCTGCTGACGACGGCCACCGACCTCTTCACCACGCGTGGCTACGTGGGCACGTCGATCGAACGGATCTGCGCCACCGCGCGTGTGTCGATCCGCGCTTTCTACCAGGAGTTCGAGGGGCGCGAGGCCCTGCTGATCGCCCTGCACAACCAGGTCGCGCAGGCGGGCATGGCGGCCACCGTGACGGCGCTCGGCGAGCCCGGCATGGACACGGCCGACACCCGGACCCGGGTGAGCGCGCTCGTCCGTGCCTTCGTCGCCGCCGTGACCGCCGATCTCGCCTCCGCGAAGGTCGCCTTCGTCGAGGTGATCGGGGTCAACCGCGCGGTGGAGGAGCACCGGGTGATCTGGCGCAGCCTGTGGACCGACTTCCTCACCGGCGAGGCCGACCGTGCCGTCGCCAGGGGAGAGGCGGCGCCGCGCGACCACACGCTGGCGATCGTCGCGCTGATCGGTGCCATCAACGAGCTGATCGCGCACTGGGCGCGCGGCAACGGAACGCTGCCGCGCGAGGTGGTGGCGGACGAGACGATCCGGCACGTGCTCGCCACGATCGGCCGTCCCACGAAGGAGCCGGGCCCCGGCGCCGTACCGGCCGACGAGGGGGCGTGA
- a CDS encoding methyltransferase, with protein MNRLTTPWGDLDLARFPEQPRDTLRAWDAADEYLLRHLADAEDAPGADTDTDPGSATRTDTGAGAPGGDGRAGAGLSGRVVVLGDRWGALATALAPHRPVQITDSYLTQRATRANLRRNGIDADAVRLRTVRDTPPERIDVLLVRVPKSLSLLEDQLHRLAPAVRPGTVVVGTGRVTEIHTSTLKLFERILGPTRTSLAVKKARLIFCAPDTDRAGGGRAGTGPWPVSYTVPEGAGTATGLTVVNHAGIFCAERLDIGTRFFLRHLPERRGREHVVDLGCGNGVVGTAAARANPEARLTFVDESFSAVASARATFTENVGTDRPVEFVVGDGPADVAAGSADLVLNNPPFHTHQTTGDATAWRMFTGSREALRRGGELWVVGNRHLGYHTKLRRLFGNCDVMASDPKFVVLRSVRR; from the coding sequence ATGAACCGTTTGACGACGCCCTGGGGCGATCTCGACCTTGCCCGTTTTCCCGAGCAGCCCCGCGACACGCTCCGGGCCTGGGACGCGGCCGACGAGTATCTGCTGAGGCATCTCGCCGACGCCGAGGACGCCCCAGGGGCGGACACGGACACCGATCCCGGGTCAGCCACCCGGACGGACACCGGGGCCGGCGCACCGGGCGGCGACGGGCGCGCGGGCGCCGGCCTCTCCGGACGGGTCGTCGTCCTCGGTGACCGGTGGGGCGCGCTCGCCACCGCGCTCGCCCCGCACCGCCCCGTACAGATCACCGACTCCTACCTCACCCAGCGGGCGACCCGCGCCAATCTGCGGCGCAACGGCATCGACGCCGACGCCGTACGCCTGCGGACGGTACGGGACACCCCGCCCGAGCGGATCGACGTCCTGCTCGTCCGGGTGCCCAAGAGCCTGTCGCTCCTGGAGGACCAGCTCCACCGGCTGGCGCCCGCCGTGCGGCCGGGGACCGTCGTCGTCGGCACCGGCCGGGTCACCGAGATCCACACCTCCACCCTCAAACTCTTCGAACGGATCCTCGGCCCGACCCGGACCTCGCTCGCGGTCAAGAAGGCACGGCTGATCTTCTGCGCGCCGGACACCGACCGTGCCGGAGGCGGCCGTGCCGGGACGGGGCCCTGGCCGGTCTCGTACACCGTGCCCGAGGGAGCCGGTACGGCCACGGGGCTGACCGTCGTCAACCACGCGGGCATCTTCTGCGCCGAACGCCTCGACATCGGCACCCGGTTCTTCCTGCGCCATCTGCCCGAACGCCGGGGCCGGGAGCATGTCGTGGACCTCGGCTGCGGCAACGGTGTCGTCGGCACCGCCGCCGCCAGGGCCAACCCGGAGGCCCGGCTGACCTTCGTCGACGAGTCCTTCTCGGCCGTGGCGTCCGCCCGCGCGACCTTCACCGAGAACGTCGGTACGGACCGCCCGGTGGAGTTCGTCGTCGGCGACGGACCGGCGGACGTGGCGGCCGGGTCGGCCGATCTCGTCCTGAACAACCCGCCCTTCCACACGCATCAGACGACCGGGGACGCCACGGCCTGGCGGATGTTCACCGGATCGCGCGAGGCACTGCGCCGGGGCGGCGAACTGTGGGTGGTCGGCAACCGCCATCTCGGCTACCACACCAAACTGCGGCGCCTCTTCGGCAACTGCGACGTCATGGCGAGCGACCCGAAGTTCGTGGTCCTGCGG